A region from the Pirellulaceae bacterium genome encodes:
- a CDS encoding MMPL family transporter codes for MKRPFFSRYSLIILMAVFFLAPFALRGARMAVQNMKNDVKDWLPSDFTETKELDWFREHFIGEQFVVISWEQCSGKDENFKTFVDKFFPEVPPSIQQLREIATVENKSLPEELGNAEAWPFELRRQDFIDKRTGMYIRQLRVGDLPPEAEFIGNRLGLRYQPEDYFNWGGKQEKWIRGKNDHWYYLLPNGDLYQWNGRSNVIQPFKTALAKMVGDPLQGEYITSLGELDGPWYYADPRRLNARLFKTLMTGPGALHDLTKPGGSLSDDPEAALQRLTGSLFGPDGQQTCLIATLTETAKQNLRSALGRGILGKQRGAVFDIAEESGISPSQDPQLLPPPISWVVAAPPAPTPPTIKLGGPPIDNVAIDEEGQITLFRLIGLSVFVGVSLSWLSFRSVYITTMVFFVGGISAMASLSFVYWGGTSVDAVLMSMPSLVYVLGLSGAVHIINYYGESVGEVGLRRAADRAIQLGWKPCTLAALTTSLGLLSLYASNILPIRKFGLFSAIGVMATLFLLFTYLPAALQTWPPRRFLQGSESHMTPTQRIVEAFWLRFGKLVVRYNLPVAIGCLISMVVIGYGLTRIKTDVQLLKMFDSGATIIGDYKWLEQNLGKLVPMEVVVRVEPTAMRSALESDPQDGEVTIDDIVPLTFLERMEITTYIQEVLDRRLGKHGDNAVGQAMLAATFAPELPKSGGGFRNIAFRGGFNKQLESNRDEFLSTDFLRLDNDDDAELWRISLRLGALNDTDYGVFVNDLKQSIEPVLSAYKYREQILRTLSEQNKLGGIRNSHVYLVGAPFGGDPKKLRQVSSSHQDGSDASKTTRQTDAGVSQTKVFASVLGRLLRNAGLDIRSWHDPRYELPDDWEAELADKDCVILIDADNNYDVELLKEHASSFVDASGHIYEAGIGTANEREQSIAAVYTGLVPVVYKAQRTLLVSLIESTGWAFGMIAVVMMFVVRSVRAGTLSMMPNVYPVIVVFGAMGWLGIAVDIGSMMTASVAMGVAVDDTIHFLTWFRRGLDEGRSRNESILLAYRRVGLAMTQTTLIGGFGLAVFAFSTFTPTQRFGTLMLALLGMALIGDLVFLPSLLASRLGSVFGGRRGKTDSSENQPQEQVDEAISHRTIHQSQPIQSKAQERSKWSRGKASRDSGL; via the coding sequence ATGAAGAGACCGTTCTTTTCGCGCTATTCATTGATCATCTTGATGGCCGTGTTTTTCTTGGCCCCGTTTGCGTTGCGCGGTGCGCGCATGGCGGTGCAAAACATGAAGAACGACGTCAAGGATTGGTTGCCATCGGACTTTACCGAGACGAAAGAACTGGATTGGTTTCGCGAGCACTTCATCGGCGAACAGTTTGTCGTCATCAGTTGGGAGCAATGCAGCGGGAAAGACGAAAACTTTAAGACCTTCGTCGATAAGTTTTTTCCGGAGGTACCACCTTCGATTCAGCAGCTTCGCGAAATCGCGACGGTTGAAAACAAGTCGTTGCCTGAGGAGCTGGGTAATGCGGAAGCGTGGCCGTTCGAATTGCGTCGTCAAGATTTCATCGACAAACGCACGGGGATGTACATTCGCCAGTTGCGTGTCGGCGATTTGCCCCCGGAAGCTGAGTTCATCGGAAATCGACTCGGGTTACGTTACCAACCCGAGGACTATTTCAATTGGGGTGGAAAGCAAGAAAAATGGATCCGAGGCAAGAACGACCATTGGTACTACCTGTTACCCAACGGCGATCTTTATCAATGGAATGGCAGATCGAACGTCATTCAGCCCTTTAAGACGGCGCTCGCCAAGATGGTTGGCGATCCCTTGCAGGGTGAATACATTACGTCACTCGGTGAATTAGACGGGCCTTGGTATTACGCCGACCCTCGACGTCTCAACGCACGGTTATTCAAAACATTGATGACCGGTCCTGGCGCGCTGCACGACTTAACGAAACCTGGCGGTTCGCTCAGCGATGATCCAGAAGCAGCGCTTCAGCGGCTTACGGGTTCGTTGTTTGGTCCGGATGGACAGCAAACGTGTTTGATTGCGACGCTTACCGAGACCGCGAAACAGAATCTAAGATCGGCACTCGGTCGAGGAATCTTAGGAAAGCAACGTGGTGCGGTCTTTGATATCGCGGAGGAGTCGGGCATCAGTCCTTCCCAAGATCCACAATTGTTGCCGCCACCTATTAGTTGGGTGGTTGCCGCACCGCCGGCACCCACACCGCCAACTATCAAGTTAGGCGGTCCGCCGATCGACAACGTAGCGATAGACGAAGAGGGGCAGATAACGCTGTTTCGTTTGATCGGTCTTTCCGTGTTTGTGGGAGTCAGTCTGTCTTGGCTCAGCTTTCGAAGTGTCTACATCACCACCATGGTGTTTTTTGTGGGCGGAATCAGCGCGATGGCGAGCCTTTCCTTCGTCTATTGGGGCGGAACGAGCGTTGATGCGGTGCTGATGTCGATGCCCTCTCTGGTGTATGTGTTGGGACTCTCTGGAGCCGTTCACATCATCAATTACTACGGAGAGTCGGTGGGTGAAGTCGGCTTGCGTCGAGCGGCGGATCGAGCGATTCAACTTGGTTGGAAACCGTGCACTTTGGCTGCCTTGACGACGTCATTGGGTCTGCTTTCGTTGTACGCGAGTAATATCCTGCCGATTCGGAAATTTGGCTTGTTTTCTGCGATCGGCGTCATGGCGACGCTGTTTTTGTTGTTTACATATCTTCCCGCTGCCTTGCAGACGTGGCCGCCGCGGCGGTTTTTGCAAGGCTCCGAATCTCATATGACGCCAACTCAACGGATCGTCGAAGCCTTTTGGCTAAGGTTCGGTAAATTGGTGGTGCGCTATAACCTTCCGGTGGCGATCGGCTGTCTGATCAGCATGGTCGTGATCGGTTATGGTTTGACGAGAATCAAGACGGACGTCCAGCTGCTCAAGATGTTCGACAGCGGCGCCACGATTATCGGCGATTACAAGTGGCTCGAACAAAACCTCGGTAAGTTGGTACCGATGGAAGTTGTGGTACGGGTTGAGCCCACCGCGATGCGGAGCGCCTTAGAGTCCGATCCACAGGACGGCGAAGTCACGATTGACGATATCGTTCCCTTGACGTTTTTGGAACGGATGGAAATCACGACCTACATCCAAGAGGTGCTCGATCGACGACTGGGTAAGCATGGGGACAATGCAGTGGGCCAAGCCATGTTGGCTGCGACCTTTGCTCCCGAGTTGCCAAAGTCCGGGGGCGGTTTCCGCAACATCGCATTTCGTGGTGGATTTAACAAACAGCTAGAATCCAATCGGGATGAGTTTCTGTCGACGGATTTTCTGCGTTTAGATAATGACGACGATGCGGAGTTGTGGCGGATCAGTTTGCGATTGGGGGCATTGAACGACACCGATTATGGTGTTTTCGTTAATGATCTCAAGCAATCGATCGAACCTGTCTTGTCGGCCTACAAATACCGAGAGCAAATTCTGCGAACCCTGAGCGAACAGAATAAGCTGGGTGGGATTCGGAATTCGCACGTCTACTTGGTCGGCGCACCGTTTGGGGGCGATCCCAAAAAACTGCGACAAGTGTCGTCTTCTCATCAAGACGGATCCGATGCGTCAAAGACGACTCGCCAGACCGATGCGGGCGTGAGTCAGACGAAAGTATTTGCCTCGGTGCTGGGGCGACTGCTTCGCAACGCCGGACTTGATATCCGTAGCTGGCATGACCCACGCTACGAGCTTCCTGATGACTGGGAGGCCGAGTTGGCGGATAAAGACTGTGTGATCCTGATTGACGCCGACAATAATTATGACGTCGAGCTACTCAAAGAGCATGCTAGTTCGTTCGTGGACGCCAGCGGTCATATTTATGAGGCGGGAATCGGCACGGCAAACGAACGAGAACAGTCGATTGCAGCCGTCTACACAGGTCTTGTACCAGTCGTTTACAAGGCACAGCGTACGTTGCTGGTCAGCCTGATCGAAAGCACAGGTTGGGCGTTCGGCATGATCGCCGTTGTGATGATGTTTGTCGTGCGTAGCGTGCGAGCCGGAACGCTTTCGATGATGCCCAACGTCTATCCTGTGATTGTCGTATTTGGAGCGATGGGTTGGTTGGGTATTGCAGTCGACATTGGCAGTATGATGACGGCCAGCGTAGCAATGGGTGTTGCAGTGGACGATACGATCCACTTCCTGACGTGGTTTCGAAGGGGGCTCGATGAAGGTCGATCTCGCAATGAATCGATTTTGTTGGCCTATCGTCGAGTCGGTTTGGCGATGACTCAAACCACCTTGATTGGCGGCTTCGGCTTGGCCGTGTTCGCCTTCAGTACATTCACTCCGACTCAGCGTTTCGGCACCCTGATGTTAGCTCTGTTAGGTATGGCTCTGATTGGTGACTTGGTCTTTCTGCCCTCTCTGTTGGCCAGTCGCTTGGGTAGCGTGTTCGGAGGCCGCCGGGGCAAAACGGATTCCTCCGAAAACCAACCGCAGGAACAGGTGGACGAGGCGATCTCGCATCGAACGATCCATCAATCACAGCCGATCCAATCGAAAGCTCAGGAGCGATCGAAATGGTCCAGAGGCAAGGCGTCTCGTGATTCTGGTCTGTGA
- a CDS encoding transaldolase family protein, whose translation MSTPLESLIQSGTKLWLDSIDPDLVQTNRALGATGATSNPVIVAGLLKTGRFDDAINGLIQEGLSDEQIAWEMTDRLVRQAQEVFHDVWEQSQGNDGYVSFELDPLLEDPDSGPAHAERVARYIDLASRWSAGHENRMIKVPATPAGIEAVEEMVAAGVTVNVTLIFTSRQYNLAREAVWRGAQRRSSLDQFKSVYSIFVSRVDVYTQQHVSDLSSETQGLVGIVNAKRIWAENHEFWAQHATRLQQEMIFASTGTKDPQDDPWKYVAAFAGSDIETNPPATNDAVQQSDVSFCRRVDQLPPQAVLDEIDQKVDTQELERTLMEEGIQKFADPQKALLALIGEKRAALAS comes from the coding sequence ATGAGTACACCGCTCGAATCGCTAATCCAATCGGGAACCAAATTGTGGCTGGATTCCATCGACCCTGATCTCGTCCAAACCAATCGAGCATTGGGTGCGACGGGTGCAACTTCCAATCCAGTCATTGTCGCCGGACTGCTTAAGACGGGTCGCTTTGACGATGCGATAAATGGATTAATTCAGGAAGGGCTGAGCGACGAGCAGATCGCTTGGGAAATGACTGATCGGCTCGTTCGGCAAGCGCAGGAAGTTTTCCATGATGTCTGGGAGCAGAGCCAAGGCAACGACGGCTATGTCAGCTTTGAACTCGACCCACTGTTAGAAGATCCCGATTCGGGACCAGCGCATGCAGAGCGCGTCGCACGCTACATCGATTTGGCGAGTCGGTGGTCAGCCGGCCACGAAAATCGCATGATCAAGGTGCCTGCAACGCCAGCAGGAATCGAGGCCGTTGAAGAGATGGTCGCAGCCGGAGTCACCGTAAATGTCACGTTGATCTTTACGTCGCGACAATACAATCTGGCACGCGAAGCTGTCTGGCGGGGAGCTCAACGACGTTCATCGCTGGACCAGTTCAAAAGCGTCTACAGCATCTTTGTTTCCCGCGTCGACGTGTACACCCAGCAGCACGTTTCGGACCTTTCGTCGGAGACCCAGGGACTCGTCGGTATCGTGAATGCCAAACGCATCTGGGCTGAGAATCACGAATTCTGGGCGCAACACGCCACACGGTTGCAACAAGAGATGATCTTTGCCAGCACAGGGACCAAAGATCCTCAGGACGATCCGTGGAAATATGTCGCAGCATTCGCCGGCAGCGATATTGAGACCAACCCACCGGCTACGAATGATGCGGTCCAACAGAGCGACGTCAGCTTTTGTCGCCGCGTTGATCAATTGCCGCCGCAGGCCGTATTGGACGAGATTGACCAAAAGGTCGACACGCAGGAGCTTGAACGCACATTGATGGAAGAAGGTATCCAAAAATTTGCTGACCCTCAAAAAGCTCTTTTGGCGTTGATCGGCGAAAAACGCGCGGCACTGGCAAGCTGA